A genome region from Hevea brasiliensis isolate MT/VB/25A 57/8 chromosome 9, ASM3005281v1, whole genome shotgun sequence includes the following:
- the LOC110665234 gene encoding uncharacterized protein LOC110665234 — MGKEAEELLSLAGTLKGDVLEPEDIAYAVLYLASEESKYVSGMDFVVNGGYIVLPILPFRMHSKEEIYGLGLKLLMKLYKQMIAEAITTMKYKNEPADQLLQSENGSRQKAEAQLQKVKPANQPQSDRVLAKPSESKKTIGLSCQECKVPKFLEKLCLLC; from the exons ATGGGGAAGGAGGCTGAAGAGTTATTATCATTGGCAGGGACTTTGAAAGGCGACGTTTTGGAACCAGAAGATATAGCATATGCAGTTTTGTATCTAGCAAGCGAAGAGTCCAAGTATGTGAGTGGGATGGATTTCGTGGTTAACGGAGGCTATATAGTCTTACCAATCCTACCCTTCCGAATGCACTCAAAAGAGGAAATTTATGGCCTAG GGTTGAAGCTACTAATGAAACTATACAAACAGATGATTGCTGAAGCAATCACCACAATGAAGTATAAGAATGAACCTGCTGATCAGCTCTTGCAAAGTGAAAATGGATCTAGGCAAAAAGCTGAGGCGCAGCTTCAGAAAGTTAAGCCAGCAAATCAACCTCAATCAGACCGAGTTCTTGCAAAACCATCTGAAAGTAAGAAGACTATAGGTCTTAGTTGTCAGGAATGCAAAGTTCCAAAATTTTTGGAAAAGCTCTGTTTATTATGTTGA